GTTGCTTCCAAATGTTCCCCAGCTCACTTGAAGTACTTCACTTCAATCTGTTTTCTAACTGAACCAAAATCCGTATGGGCCCAATCTTGAAGCGCCTGCTGCATACCCATGAGTTTAGGCGACAGGCCAGCCAGTGAATTGCTCCTTTTCCCAAACTGAATTTACCCCACATTAGCTCATAAGGAAAAGAGTGTGTCTTCCTTTTGCACCCCTTCTCCCCAAacacaagcagcagcagcagcagcagcggcggcggcggcaagtggTCAGACCTGGACGATATTATGGAACCTAGCATTTTGAAACATTCTGGCCATGCTACCTCTCTGTCAAGCCTTGCGTTAATCTTGTCATATCTGAACTGCTTATTGTCGTGTGTTCAATCTCTAGGACTGTGATTTGCAATATGTTTGTTGTTATATTCTGAAGTCAGCTATCTCTGTTTTCTACCAGTTCAAAGATTTTGTAATAAGAACTCGAAAAGAAATCTGGGTTAGCAGTTTTGGCTCCTATATTGGTTCTTGTTTTTTCTCACTCATTGGTGGGTTGATCAATCAGGGAGGTTCTCCACGTGAAGATGCTGCTCGGAAGATGGTGCTTGAGACTGCTGCCACACTTGAACACCTGGAGAAGACTTACGAAACATTCAAGTGAGAATTATTCTTTTCGTTCAAGTTTTTATGTTTATTTTTATTATAATATTGTCATACAGATCAACTAATggtgttctttttcttttcttttgcttttaAAGGGCACGCGTTGGATTACTAGAGAAGGCAGCCACGTTTCTGAAGTGGTCGTGGGCTTGCATTATCCCTGTGCCTTTGGTTTACGCCATTGCGCAGCATTATTAGGATAAAGAGGAACTGGCCCTTGTGATTTGAACCGGGTTATTTAATATCTGTGGTCTTTATCATCTGCTGTACTCATCACACTACTCAACTGTGTCATGGTTATGCTAAGTGCATCATAAAAAATGCCACTCTAAAACGTTACTGTACCATATTGACAGCCAGATTTGCCTGATATGTGCCCTTGCACCCACTTGTTATCAACTCTTCTCTTCTTCTATTCTACTCCCTGTacctaaatataagtcattttgGTAGGCTAGTTTATAGCCTACCAAAACGACTTATATTTAGGTACAGGGGGAGTATCTGACAAGGGGACCCACAACGTTGGATTAGACGCAGCACAAAATCTATTACTTGTTCGCACTAGTAAATGTGCAAATGATTCCTACAGCTCACAGTTTCAATTAGCATATATCTACAATCATGCATGTGCAATGATTGTGGAATACATCCATGGACCCTTCGAGTTTAAATCTTGATGGGATCTAATGCTTCGCAAACTTGCCTAAAGCATAAGATTTATCCTTTGGTCATGCAACGAAATACGTATTTAACTTGTGATGCTTATGTGCTCGTTTTTTCTGTTTTTGTAACTTGAGATGCTTATGTGCTGGTTTGTTCTGTTTTTGATTCTCGTGGTCTAGAATCAGGAAAATTTACGTTTGAAAAATTAAATAGCTTGTATCCACAGAACATCTGGCGTAATATAGACAAATGAAAAAAacacaaaagaaacaaaaaaaggcaaCAAGAAAGGGAAAACAGAAAATTCTGGAAAACAAAGAATGAAATTAAATAATGTCAAAAAGAAATAGAAACCGAAAGAAAAATAAGATCAGACATAAAACTACGCTAAAAAAATGGACACGAAAATACACTACAAAAATGGACACGAAAGAGGCCTGACGCACTAGCCAAACGAACCGCTTATGACCATTTTTAGTCTTTTTTTAGAGAACCATTTTTTTAGTCTAATCACCATATATGAACTGCTTCGCCCGTCCTGTAAAACTGGTCCAGCCCACTTCCCTCGCATCAAGGCAGCccaaatgggccagcccaggtgcgCTGGAGGTTTACCATTTTCTTCCTGCTTTTTCACgattttgtttttctatttctttttactTATTTTACGCTCCCAAAAACTATAAGCATATATGTTACAAAAATATACTTTACGTAATGTTTAAAAAATTTTAATCATGCATTCAaagaatgttaaatgtgtatagaaaaaatgttgaccatctatacaaaaaatatagaatgtgtgaAAAAAGTCGATCATGTATTTAAAATTTCTAATAAAGCTTTTTCAAACAATGTTAAAAAAgtctttgaaaaatgttaatcaagcatttgaaaatgctaaatgtgtataaaaaatgttgaccatgtattaaaaaatgttaaacttgcacttaaaaaatgttaaatgtatataatgttttgaccatgtattaaaaaagttAAATTTGTATTTGAGAAATGATAAATGTCTATAGAAAATGTTGACCATGAATTAAAAAATGTCGAACTTGTATTTGagaaatgttaaatgtgcatagagaaaatgttgaccatatattaAAAATATATTTAAATTGTAACGAAATACATTAATAAAGCATTTTAGAAAAAAATTATGTGTCCAGAAAAATCTTGACCGTGTATTAAAAATATGTTAATATGGTATTTAAAAGTCTTAATTAAGCATTCGAAAAATGTTTAACGTGCATTCAAAATGTATtggatgtatacaaaaaatgtgtaTATGAAACCCAAGAGAAAACAATGAAGATAGATGACAAAGGAGAaagaaatcaaagaaaaataaagaaaagagaaatCCCAGTGAAAatcaagaaaacaaaaaaaacaactaaaaagaaggaaaagaaaaaatacCCAGTGAAAGCAGAGAAAATAACAGAGTAAAACcgatgaaaaaaataaaataaaaggaagaTAACCTGTGGGAACCGGCTCGTTTCGCCTCAAGTAGGTCGGGCCCTACTACTTACCACAACAGAACGAGGGCATAGTTGATAGCAACGATGGTCGACATCCAGAAGACCTGGGATAGATCCCTGTGTGCTCTCCTTTTCTTCTCTATTTCTTTTAGGTCTGTGCGAATGGTCCAACCCGTTACTGTAGTGCTAAGCATACACTCTTAGATGCTATGGGACATATATGGGCTGGCCCATTTTACTATGTTTTGGTGTGCTAAAAAATATTGTGTTCTAGTTCCACCAGTATGGTTTTAGGAGCTTCCCTGACTAGTTTTTTTCCTTTTGGTTTTCTTctattatttttttcattttatttcattttctccATTTGAACATTGGAATCATTTATGAAATTCAAAAATATATATTTTGTGAACATTTGAAAAGAATTGGATATATTTTTaaatataaaaatattttaaaattcatGTTTTTTTCTTTCAAATTCCTATGTACCAATTCATGTTCGAGTGGTATTTTTACCTCTGGTCGCATTTGGGGACAAAAATGGGACTTGTTTCGGTATTATCTCCTACGTCTACCACCCGGCCCACAAAGAGCCCATCGGCTAATATATCAGGGGACAGGgatggtgatgcggagcatccccaTGGGCATTCCATAACCATCACGAACCCATGCACGTATCATTGAAACCGAGGTTACCTCTTTCCTCTTCGAGCTCCCTTTGATTTCGTATGAGAAATGGCTTCTACCTCAAGCGGCGACTTTGTGCATGACTAGGtatcgaggagaagaccatgaaGAAGCAAGAAGGGATCTCCAAGTACACATGGAGCCCCAAGGAGAAAAGGGACCCCAAGACGAGAGAAACCGAAGGCtctctggacaccccgggtgccagCACCATACACCCACGGGTGCCCTCACCGGCCGGCCAAGTGGGGCGTGGTGCCCCTGACCTCCCCGGGTGCCCAGGCCTTCACCCCCTGGGTGCCCggacccccctgggcgcaccccgggtgctcggcctcctcctcccaggCATCCCCGGGTGCCCGGACATTTACACCGGGTACCCAGACACCCCGAAATGTGCCTGCGTGCACTTAGGATCAAATGACCCTTGTACCCCCATTCCCCCCCCCCATTTCGTCCCTAGGCCATAAGTACTCCTCATCTAGCTCATATTgagggttagcaaagtatatgcgagatattgagagagctttgctcatcttcctcctcttggagatcatgacctcctaagggagaagatcctcttgtggatatcaaggcctcctcttggagaaggatccccatcataggatcatcaagacctcacctcccttaggagtgggaagaacttttacCCTAGTGCTATTCTCCTTGGATTGATCCTGTATGCTTGTGGATCtcttgtatgctactctagtgaATGTGTGATTGTCGTTtgtttgagtgtttcccctcttgtgttcttgctctttttcccctccaagtgtgaaaacatcctcccctagggtttcaccctacaacagaTGGCCTGGGTAGTAGCTTTCGGAGACATTGCCACATTTTAGAAATAGTCTACTCTATAAGCTGTTAGGAAACTATATAAAGTGTTTTACTACACTAAGAACAAGAAGGTAAAAATAGGAATACAAATATACTACATTAGTGGTGAAGGTGCTTGAGTAGTAAAGTGTTCTCTAGGATTCCGAAGTCATTACCACAAATATGACCTGCGCATCAAGTGCGGAGCAAATGCTCTCTATCATATCATCCACTCTTCATATGCATAAGTGGGCGGTTTCGGTACAGAACTTATTCTACTCTAACGTATACTTCATGCCACATACGCCACCAACCGTAGCTTCCCCACGTCGGATATCACATATGGTCAATTAAGAGTTTCCCCGTGGACGCTGGCAAATATACCTGAACTCCCCTATTAACTTGCAAAGACTAGGAATTGAAGTTTTACTATCACCTCGAATTCCCTCAACATCCTAACCCGTACAGTGATAGTAGGTCCTCCACGGCCAATCATGGCAATAGTGCAAGCGAGGCCTCCTCTCAACACTCATTAGAATACTAACTCGAACATGAACAAGAGCATATTGGATCACTTGGAAATCATAACAATTGTAATCACAAAGTAGTTCATCCGTATCCTTGAGAACAAGTACAACTACTCAAACAAGTTAACGGTACACGTAGAGGACAGGGTAAAGTTACAAGCCGACATCGAGCCCGTGAAGGGAGGAGGCATGGcagtgatgatggtgatggcaGCACCGGTGATGGTGGTGAGGGAGATGGCACCGCCGGTGTGGTGGAGAGGGCACCAGCCCGAATGCCGGTGTTCGCAAGGTGGAGCCCCCTCTCCTTCCCTTGATCTTGTCCCTCTTCTATGGTGGTGGATGGAGCAGTAATGGAGATGGACTTGGATGTGATGGTGATGAAATTTATTTGAAAGATTAAgtattttctgtgtttttctatgTTTTCTGTGTTTTCTTCATTTTCCATAAAacatttttctgtgtttttcttcaTTTTCCCATTTTTAACTTCAGGAACATTTTTTTGATATTctaaaacatttttaaaatttatgaaagaTTAAGTATTTATTTGAAATAACGAACATTTTTGAATTCGTAAatagtttttttttgagacaatcacaCAAAGCTTTATTcattcgtcacaatgtttacagtgACGAAGTTAAGATCACCGAGCTGACCTAACCAAGCATGGCGGCCAGCCACCAAAGAAAGTGCGTGCTTTGCAAGATTGTGTGCTTCGGTATTCGAAGTTCTATTTTCGTGCTTAAAAGTAGCATGTAGAAAAACAGAAGAGCGGTCCTTTATCTCATGTAGGATTGCGCTATAGACTGAAGACGATCCCTTGTTGGTGGCTTCCACAACTTCCAAACAATCAGAAGCAATTAAAATCTGTTGAAGATAGAGGTCCTCCGCCAAGGCTAAGGCTTCTCTGGTAGCAAGCGCCTCGAGGGTGGCCGGGTCGCTGATATTGTTGAAATATACTGTCGAGGCTCCCTGAAAGACGCCCTCCCCACTCCTGCAAATTGCTGCAACCGCTCCATACCTGCCATGTCGCGACACTGCTGCATCAACATTGATTTTGAAAATCCCGTTCGGTGGCGGAATCCAGTGCCGAGGACTAGTAAATGATCTTGGGGGCTTGATTGCACTAGCTGGCTGTAGTACCTTAATCTCCGAAAGGTATGAGGCAACAAAACCATGGATGGAATAAGGACTCTGAAATATTGATTCGTGTATCGCCTTCCTCCGAGCACTCCAGATTGCCCACAGAGTGACTACCATAGTAATGAACTCATCCCCTGACATACTATCATGCATGATAAACAACCAAGACTTCGCATCAGATTCTTCGGTACATAACATGTGCTGCACCATCTCTTCTTTTGGTAGGGCCCAAACACATCTAGACATGTTGCATTGCATCAAAGAATGGCGCCAGCTATCTTCAGCCCCACACATACTACACACGCTGGTAGTGGCCATATTCATGTGGTTCAAAAGGTCTCCAGTTGGCAACGATTGTTTCGCCAACCTCCACAGAAAAACTTTCAGTTTTGAAGGAACACGTAGATGCCAAAGCGAGGACCAAGCTTTCCCTTCTGCATCGGTACTAGACCTCCCTGCATTTTCTTCTAGCCAGCCTTCTCTGGACAACTTTGTATTGATTATCATACGGTAACAGGACCGAACTGAAAAGATCCCTCTTCTGTCCTCATGCCAAGCCCAAAAATCCTCAATCTGCCGGGTACAGAGTGGAATTTGCAGGATCAACTCAGCATCATATGCTGTAAATACCGAGCGGACCAGCTCGACATTCCATGTTGCCGTTGTGGCATCAATGAGCTCCGAGACCATCGTCGGTGGTTCCTGAATTAACGACTGAATCGGCCGCTTCAAACCTGTCCTCGGTATCCAGTTTGTTGTCCACACATTTGTAGATTTACCATCTCCAATCCTCCTAATCAGCCCCTGCCTGAGGATCTCTCTGCCATCAAGAAGTGATCGCCAAATCCGTGAAGGATGAGGCCCAAGTTCAGCATCCAAAAACGAGCAGAAAGGGAAGTAGACTGCCTTGAGAATTCTTGAGCTAAGCGTTAGCGGATCTTCTAACATCCTCCAAGCTTGGCGGGAGAGCAATGCTAGGTTGAACGCCTCTATATCTCTGAATCCCATGCCCCCAAGACTTTTCGGTATTGTCATCTCTTCCCACGATACCCAGCAGGGTTTTCGTTTTCCAAGCTTGACGTAAATAGTTTTCTAAATCCATGAATCCGCTTGGGGTGCATGATTGCTCGCCCATCCATAATGGGAGCTCCTAgtcagcgctgcaggcgcccgttaaccACCTGGCGCCTGCAGCGTCGCTGGCATGGGCCGGCCCAACGCGCGCTTGCACTGGTTCGCTGTTGAaatgaaaaaacaataaaaaaactgAGGACCGCTGGGATTCGAACTCAGGATCACGTTCTTGCGAGTGCACCTCACTAACCACTTCACCAAACAAACTTTGTTGTCTACTACAAGAAAACAGTCCTAGTTAACCATTTCGCGCAGTTAAACATTAATATATGCTCAATACAAATTATCTCAAAAAATAAAACGTAAAttcgaaaaaaaaagttcatcaaattcaagaaaagttcaaaaaaatgaaaaaggttcatcgatttaaaaaaaagttcattcaattcgaaaaaagttcaccgaattcaaAGAAAGTTCATcggattcgaaaaaagttcatcgaattcaaaaaaagttcatcggttttgaaaaaagttcatcgaatttgaaaaaagttcatccaatttgaaaaaaagttcatcaaattcgaaaaaagttcataggctttgaaaaaagttcatcggttttgaaaaaagttcatcaaattcgaaaaaagttcatcaaatttgaaaaaaagtacatcagattttcaaaaaaaaaatcattcgATTTGGCCAAAAGAATAGAAAACTGAACAAAAATAGttccaaataaaaagaaaatggaaaaggaGAAAAGAGGGAAGGACATAGAATAAAAACGTGAAGAAGGGCACTTGCACACAAGATATGCCTGTAGTCTAGTGGTTAGTGCAGTTACCCCTCGAGCAGGAGGTCGCTGGTTCGATCCATCCTAGCGCACCTCCTTTTTTTGTTTTAGAAAACAGCTAAGAGATAGCAAGATGGGCCGAGCCCAATTCGACGAGCCTGCAGGCGCCGGTTGGCGAACTGGCGCATATGCGCCAAATAGGATATGCCATCCATAATCGCGCTATAGGGGAGCTCCCTTGCAATGTGCGGGCCTCATTTGGGGGCGGAAATGAGGCTTATTTCGTTGCTCGGTTCAGCCCACGAAGAGCCCATCGGCTAATATTACCAGGGACgacgggacgggacgggacggaGGAGCTTCCAGAGACATCGCGCCGACGCGCCgcgccggagagagagagagagagagttggccGCGCCGCACCGCGAACCCTAGCGACAGCCGTACAGCGCCGTCCGCCCCGATCCGCCACCCATGGCGCTCCGTACCCTGGCGGCGAGGGTGCGGACTTCAGCCGATGCGGTCCGCGTCCAGACGACGGCCCtccgcctcccccctccccccggcgGCCGCCCCGACttccactccgccgccgccgtcgccgcccgccgccacccgccggccCCTCGCCTCTCCGCTCCGCCCGCCGGCCGTCCCTGCCTCATCTCCAACAGGACTTTGGTACCTCCCGCTCCCGACCCCTCCTCTTTGATAGCTGCATCGACTTCATCCAAGTATGTAGAATGGCGATTGCCTGAAATTGTGAATGGCAAACAGCAATGGCAGTGCAGCAGCAGCCTTCTCCCCACCGGATAACTGTCTCATATCCCTAAAGCACTGATTTTTTTGTGTGTGGGTGATATCCCTAGTATGTGGCCTAGCTCTGTACTTGATTGTAGAAATGGATCATCTTCATTTTCTAGATTTAAACACGCTGTTCCTCTGAGTGGGTGCGTGTGACCTTTTTGTTGACTGCTTGTAGATCTTGTCTATGCCTTTAGTTATATATGATCAAAGGCTTCCATGAACAGCTCATACCTTCTTGGCTTGACAGAGTTATACTTGTCAGCTACCTCATGAATTTATTATTAGACCAGATTGAAGTGCTTCATATTGGTCCAGTGCTTTTAAGTTTGGGGCTGTGCGTTCAATCTCAGCCATGCATTAGTGTACCTATATTTTCTGTTTGAACTCTGCCTCAAGTTTGTCACGATCAGACAGCCGCATAACTTGCAGGTAGATTTCAGTAAGCTGGCTGTAATCATGGTCAAGTTCTTGTGAGGATGACCCAGTGTCCATTGGATCATTAACTGTAGGAAGCTTTAACTGCTCCAGTTCGCACTTCTCATGAATCTCCCGCTGGCGTGATCTAAGTTGAACTAGTTATCACTCCTTTAACTTCACGTGGCGATCCAGTTTTGCCAATGCAGCAGCAGCACTATCATTCTGTTTCTTTAGTTCACAAATTGTTGCCACGCATTCATCTGACTTCAACTTCCAGTCTTCAGCCTCAGCTTTCAGCTCTTCCGTCTGATTTGAAATACATCAGCATCAGCCTTACCATGACATTCTCTTTCTTGCATGCCCTTCAGCTTCTTCTCTAAGCTCTCATGTGTATTGTTTAACTTCGCAGTCGGATCATGCATATCTCTCTTCTGTTCATATTCCTGCTGGTATTTCAGTTTCGATAATTGATTGCTCAGCCTTAACTTCGTCCCCTGCAGTGCTTGAGCATCTTTCAGTTGCTTTTCTTCATATTCATGAATGTTCGTCACACCAACTGATGTGCTAAAATCCTTGTAAATCCTGTCCACTATCTCATTTGTTTTTTTCCTCCCGCTTTCTTACTTCTGTTCGTTTTTTGTAAGACGACTTTCCAACTCCTCCTTTCCTGGCTCCAGATGGTCAATTTCTTTCTCAATATTATGTTTCTCAGTTGCCAATTTGCGTAGCTTGTCCATGAGATTATTCAGTTCGACTTCGAGTAATGTAACTTTTTCTCAAGTCCAGTTATTTTCTCAGATACAGCAAGCTCCTTTCTTTGCAACTCCCAGGGGGAACCAAGTTCGGACATTTCAGACTCTAGCTTATGTTTCTTCTTCAAAGATTCTATTCTGCTGTCATCCCATTTATTTGATCTAGCTTCCATTGCACCGCTTAGTCCACCAGTCATTGTGCCAGATTTAGTCAAAAGAATCCCATCAACAGTAACAAAATTGTACCTTTCACCACTTCAACATTTCAACTTGAGTTTTAGCTTCATCAAGTTTGTCACAGACAAGTGTATCCCCAACAGCATATAGAACTGCTTTCTCCAAAGCTCGATCAAATTGTATCACATCCAAGATCAACTGTGCATATCCTCTAAGGGTATGCAACCTCTCGGTTATTGGCTTCACACGCACCGATTTTAAGGGAATAAATGTCTGGAGGAAGACGTTGTTCCTTCAAATACATAATGCATTCCTTTCCTGTGCTTCCATCTTCCACCACTACTGCATACATGAATTTGCCCATGGCAACAGTGACAGCAAGGT
The sequence above is drawn from the Triticum aestivum cultivar Chinese Spring chromosome 7A, IWGSC CS RefSeq v2.1, whole genome shotgun sequence genome and encodes:
- the LOC123152336 gene encoding uncharacterized protein isoform X2, whose product is MALRTLAARVRTSGAAVRLQPPAVGISPPPGGRPNLHSAAATRRLSPPAGGRPCLTHSRKLGGSPREDAARKMVLETAATLEHLEKTYETFKARVGLLEKAATFLKWSWACIIPVPLVYAIAQHY